A genome region from Sceloporus undulatus isolate JIND9_A2432 ecotype Alabama chromosome 1, SceUnd_v1.1, whole genome shotgun sequence includes the following:
- the EEF1A1 gene encoding elongation factor 1-alpha 1: protein MGKEKTHINIVVIGHVDSGKSTTTGHLIYKCGGIDKRTIEKFEKEAAEMGKGSFKYAWVLDKLKAERERGITIDISLWKFETSKYYVTIIDAPGHRDFIKNMITGTSQADCAVLIVAAGVGEFEAGISKNGQTREHALLAYTLGVKQLIVGVNKMDSTEPPYSQKRYEEIVKEVSTYIKKIGYNPDTVAFVPISGWNGDNMLEPSSNMPWFKGWKVTRKDGSASGTTLLEALDSILPPTRPTDKPLRLPLQDVYKIGGIGTVPVGRVETGILKPGMVVTFAPVNVTTEVKSVEMHHEALSEALPGDNVGFNVKNVSVKDVRRGNVAGDSKNDPPMEAAGFTAQVIILNHPGQISAGYAPVLDCHTAHIACKFAELKEKIDRRSGKKLEDGPKFLKSGDAAIVDMIPGKPMCVESFSDYPPLGRFAVRDMRQTVAVGVIKAVDKKAAGAGKVTKSAQKAQKAK from the exons atgggaaaggaaaagaCCCACATCAACATTGTCGTCATTGGGCATGTCGACTCTGGCAAGTCCACCACCACTGGCCACCTGATTTACAAATGTGGTGGGATTGATAAGAGGACCATTGAGAAGTTTGAGAAGGAAGCTGCTGAG ATGGGCAAAGGCTCCTTCAAATATGCCTGGGTGCTGGACAAACTGAAGGCAGAACGTGAACGTGGTATCACTATTGATATTTCTCTCTGGAAGTTTGAAACAAGCAAATATTATGTCACTATCATTGATGCTCCTGGACACAGAGACTTCATCAAAAACATGATTACTGGTACCTCCCAG GCTGATTGTGCTGTCCTCATTGTTGCTGCTGGCGTTGGAGAATTTGAAGCAGGTATCTCTAAGAACGGGCAGACCCGTGAGCACGCCCTTCTGGCCTATACTCTGGGTGTGAAACAGCTTATTGTTGGTGTTAACAAAATGGATTCTACCGAGCCACCTTACAGCCAGAAGAGATATGAGGAAATTGTCAAAGAAGTCAGCACCTACATCAAGAAAATTGGTTACAACCCTGATACAGTGGCTTTTGTGCCAATTTCTGGCTGGAATGGCGACAACATGTTGGAGCCCAGCTCTAAT ATGCCCTGGTTCAAGGGATGGAAAGTGACCCGTAAGGACGGCAGTGCTAGTGGAACTACACTGCTGGAAGCTCTGGATTCTATCTTGCCACCAACTCGTCCAACTGACAAACCCCTGCGTCTGCCACTTCAGGATGTCTACAAGATTGGTG ggaTTGGTACTGTCCCAGTGGGTCGTGTGGAAACTGGCATTCTGAAACCAGGCATGGTAGTAACTTTTGCCCCAGTCAATGTTACAACTGAAGTGAAATCTGTGGAAATGCACCATGAGGCTTTGAGTGAAGCTCTCCCTGGTGACAATGTTGGCTTCAATGTAAAGAACGTGTCTGTCAAAGATGTCCGTCGTGGTAATGTCGCAGGTGACAGCAAAAATGATCCACCCATGGAAGCTGCTGGGTTCACAGCACAG GTTATCATTCTGAATCACCCGGGCCAGATAAGTGCTGGTTATGCCCCTGTGCTCGATTGTCACACCGCTCATATTGCCTGTAAGTTTGCTGAGCTGAAGGAGAAGATTGATCGTCGGTCCGGTAAGAAACTGGAAGATGGTCCAAAGTTCCTCAAATCCGGAGATGCTGCCATTGTTGACATGATTCCAGGCAAGCCTATGTGCGTTGAGAGCTTCTCTGACTATCCTCCTCTGG GTCGTTTTGCTGTACGTGATATGAGACAGACCGTTGCTGTTGGTGTCATCAAGGCAGTTGATAAGAAAGCAGCTGGTGCTGGCAAGGTTACAAAGTCTGCCCAGAAGGCTCAGAAGGCTAAATGA